Proteins encoded within one genomic window of Humulus lupulus chromosome 1, drHumLupu1.1, whole genome shotgun sequence:
- the LOC133824156 gene encoding uncharacterized protein LOC133824156 yields MEGSQGPVPSSPTRLHQGAGEQRAVWCEAHARADAEPTRTAQPVAEKGPQQTQAWTTQDAPAEERTPSVLILDSWKEEMMQEVMQKFSDGRSACAIDYMDLVSRTTERSPFVEWIQNEPKPLDFTILPLPAFNRKGDPLNHLFQFQQKMALEANNEAIQCKVFSITFSGPALLWFRQLKPGSVNSFGDLRRAFLQQYNANRQAPRTMVDLYRIEEGENEHPKSYLQCFIDLVHQIHDVEPATAANLFIKSLQVGSVLHENLTMTPPYDMAKIQIRAEGVFRVLEFRECAQKKSALISTPSTNNPPPPSTRDDKRKRQEPDHTKGGK; encoded by the coding sequence ATGGAAGGGTCCCAGGGTCCTGTACCATCCTCTCCAACTCGTCTTCACCAAGGGGCTGGGGAGCAACGGGCGGTTTGGTGCGAAGCACATGCACGAGCCGACGCAGAACCCACGAGAACAGCCCAACCAGTCGCTGAGAAGGGGCCCCAGCAGACCCAAGCATGGACCACGCAAGATGCACCAGCCGAAGAGCGTACCCCCTCTGTCTTGATCTTGGATAGCTGGAAAGAAGAGATGATGCAAGAGGTGATGCAAAAATTCTCGGACGGAAGATCTGCCTGCGCTATTGATTACATGGATTTGGTTTCAAGGACCACCGAGAGATCGCCTTTCGTAGAGTGGATACAGAACGAGCCCAAACCGCTCGACTTCACAATTCTCCCACTGCCCGCATTCAACAGAAAAGGAGATCCGCTCAATCACCTATTCCAATTCCAGCAGAAGATGGCCTTGGAAGCCAACAATGAAGCCATACAATGCAAAGTTTTCTCCATAACTTTTTCTGGACCAGCCCTGCTATGGTTCAGGCAGTTGAAACCTGGCTCTGTCAATAGCTTCGGTGATCTTCGCAGAGCCTTTCTCCAACAGTATAATGCTAACCGCCAAGCACCAAGAACGATGGTAGATCTCTACCGAATTGAGGAAGGTGAAAATGAACACCCAAAGTCGTACCTGCAATGTTTCATCGACCTCGTACATCAGATCCATGATGTAGAGCCGGCAACCGCGGCTAATCTCTTCATCAAAAGCCTACAAGTGGGCTCCGTCTTGCACGAAAACCTCACAATGACACCACCGTATGACATGGCCAAAATCCAGATCCGCGCCGAGGGCGTCTTCAGGGTCTTGGAATTTCGAGAATGTGCGCAGAAGAAGTCCGCCCTTATTTCAACACCATCAACAAATAACCCTCCTCCTCCATCTACAAGGGACGACAAAAGAAAAAGACAAGAGCCAGATCACACGAAAGGAGGAAAATGA